GATCATCTCTACGAGTTCCTCGACAAGGAGATGCCGGACTCGGACTGCGTCAAGTTCGAGCACCACTTCGAGGAGTGCTCGCCCTGTCTGGAGAAGTACGGGCTGGAGCAGGCCGTGAAGAAGCTGGTCAAGCGGTGCTGCGGACAGGACGACGTGCCGGGTGACCTGCGCGCCAAGGTCATGGGCAGGCTCGACCTGATCCGGTCGGGACAGTCCGTGCCCGAGCACGACGTCACGGCCGCACCGCCGACTCCCCAGGAGTCCTGAGCCCTCACGAGTCACTCGTACGTGCTAATCCGCGGGTTATCTGCCCGCGGCCTCCCCACCGCCGTCCTAGGCTCCGGAGCCTGACAGACGTGGTCGGGGGGAGGGGATCATGGACGCGGTACCGGCTCGGGCGCGCATGTACGTCGCCGGTGTCGTCCTGGCCGCACTGCTCTGTCTGCGGCCACTGCCCGCGCTACCCACGCCCTGGCGGGCGGTGCTGCTGCTCGCCGGGCTGTACGCGGGCTCCGAGCTGGTCGCGCGGTCCCGCTCCGTCGGTACCTGCTACCCCGTCCTGCTGGCGGGTGCCTTCCTGCTCCCGCCGTCCGCCGCGGCGCTCGTCGCACTGCCGGGAGCCCTGCTGTCCCCGGTGCCGAGGCGGCCCTTCGCGCTGCGGCGTGCATGGCGGGCGGCACAGCTGACGCTCGCCGTCTGGGCCGCCGCGTACGTCCACGGGCGGCTCGGCGGGCGGGACGTGCTCGTCGAGCCCGACTTCCCGTACGCGCTCGTGCCGGCCGGGGCCGCGGTACTGGCGTTCTGCCTGGTGCTCACCCTGCTGGACGGCGGCATCCTGGCGCTCGCCGACCATGTGCCGGCGAGCCGGACGTGGCGGGGCCTGTTCACCAGGACGCTCGGACCGGTCGCCGTGCACGGGCTCGCCGGGCTGATGATGGCCGTCCTGTGGCGCAGCCCGTACGGTCCGGTGGCCGCGCTGCTCGTGCTGCTGCCGATGTGTGTCGCGTGGTGGGCGTTCGCCCAGTACCACCGGGAGCGGGCCGCGCACCAGGCGACCATCCGCGCGCTGGTGCAGGCCGTGGACATCAAGGACGGCTACACCCGCGGACACAGTGAGCGCGTCGGCCGGGCCACCATGATGATCGCCCGTGAGCTGGGCATGGACGACGAGCGCGTCGAGACGCTCCGTTTCGCCGGCATCCTGCACGACGTGGGCAAGCTCGGCGTACCCACCCGGCTGCTGCGCAAGGAGGGGGCGCTGACGCCCGAGGAACGGCGGGTGATCGAACTGCACCCGGAGTACGGGCACGAGATGGTGCGCGGCATCCGCTTCCTGGGAGAGGCCCGGGCCGCCGTCCTCCACCACCACGAACGGCTGGACGGCAGCGGCTACCCCTACGGCCTGGTCGGCGACCGCATCCCCGAGTCGGCCCGCGTGGTGGCCGTCGCCGACGCCTTCGACGCGATGACCTCCACCCGCTCCTACCGCAGGGCCCGCCCCGTCGCCGCGGCGGTGGAGGAGCTCCAACGGTGTGCCGGGAAGCAGTTCGACCCCCGGATGGTGGGCGCGCTGGTCCGCGCCCTGGGCCGGCACGGCTGGCACCCGTCGGTCACGGCCGACGGCACCCCCGCACCCCCGACGGCCGCGGCGACGCCCGGCCGGCCCCGCGGCGAGGGCGCGCGCGACAGCGTCGGGAGGCGGGCCGTATGAGCGAGCCCCGGCCGCGGGGGCGGCTTCCTCTGGTGCCCCGGTGGCGGGGTCGGCCGCCGCTGGTCCCCCCGTTACGGGGCCGGCTTCCTCTGGTGCCCCACCTCATCCGCGCCGCCGCCGGACTCGTCGCCGTGCTCTGCCTCACCTCCGTGCTGTGGTCGGGGCTCGTCCACCGGCCCGTCGCGCTCGCCTTCGGTGTGCTGGTCACCCTCGGTGAGCTGACCCGCCGCGCCGACGCCGAGGCCCGCGAGGCGGCTCCGCTCGGCGCCGCCGGGGCACTGGCGTACGCGCTGCTCGGAGAGGTCACCGGGCGGCCCGCCCCGCACGGCGTCGCCCAGACCGTCACCGTCGTCCTCGCCGCCTCGCTGGCCGGCAGCGTGCCCTACATAGCCCGCGGCGGTGGGCCCGTCCTCGACCACCTGGCGCGGCGGGTGCTCACCGTCGCCTTCGCCGCCGTGTGCTTCCAGCCGCTCTCCGGCCAGGGCACCTTCCGCGACTGGAGCGGCCCCGCGTACGCGCTGCTGCTGATCGCACTGCTCGCCCTGACCACGCTGTGCGACGCCGTGCTCGCCGCGGCACCCGCGCACGCCCGCACCGGCTGGCCCTTCGGCCCGCTGCTGCGCGAGGAGCTGCGCGGCATGGTCGGAATCACCTCCGCGGTGTGCGCGACCGGGGTGGTGATGGCGCTCGCGGTGGGCGTCGCGGGCCTCTGGGCGCTCCCCGTCTTCTGCGTGCCGCTGCTGCTCGCCCAGCTGTCCTACCGTCGCTACGCGGCCGTCCGGGCCACCTACCGGCAGACCATCGCTTCCCTGGCCAGGGCGACCGAGATCGCCGGGTACACCCCGGCCGGGCACGCGCGCCGCGTCGCCGAGCTGAGCGGGGCCGTGGGCCGCGACCTGGGGCTGTCGGGGGCCGAGCTGACCGTGCTGGAGTACGCGGCCCTGATGCACGACATCGGCCAGCTCAGCCTGGTCGACCCGGTCCCGGCGGGCGCCACCGCCGGCCTGCCCGCCCCGGAACAGCGGCGGATCGCGCTGCTCGGCGGAGCCGTGGTCCGTCAGACCGGCGTCGACCCGGCCGTCGCGGTGGTCGTGGAGCGCCAGGCCGACCCCTGCCGGGAGCAGCCGGCGGCCGCGCGGATCGTACGGGTCGTGAACGCCTACGAGGAGAAGGCGCGGGACGCCGGTCCCGGCGGCGGTCTCACGGCCCTGGAGGAGCTGCGCCTGGCCACCGCGGACGACTACGCTCCGGACGTGGTGGAAGCACTGGCCCGAGTGCTTTCGCGAGGCAGTCTTACCTCGCCCTCGGCTGGGTAACCCATGGGTAATGAGCGCCTCTACACCCGTACGTGGTTTGATGCGCAGGAAAGGGTGTCCGGGGGCGCGAAAGGCACAGCCAGCCCACAGAACGGAACTGGCAGGCGGGAATCGTGAGGATCTTCGGCAAGGCACGGCACCGGCCCTCCGCCTCCTGGCGGCAGGCCACCGACCGCGCGTTCACGCTGATCGGCGACGGTCGCTACGAGGACGCGGGGGCGCTGCTGACGCGGGCCGCCGACCTGGAACCCTGGCTCTCGGAGTCGTGGTTCAACCTCGCCCTGCTGCACAAGTTCCGGCACGACTGGGAGCAGGCCAGAGCGGCCGGACTGCGGGCCGTCGCGCTCCTCGACCGGGACACCGGCGCCCCCGACTGGTGGAACGTCGGCATCGCGGCGACCGCTCTGCAGGACTGGCCGCTGGCCCGCCGGGCCTGGCAGGCGTACGGACTGCGCACCCCCGGGGACGCGACGGACGCCGGTGAGCCGCTCGGCATGGAACTCGGCAGCGCGGCCGTACGGCTGTCCCCCGAGGGGGAGGCCGAGGTCGTGTGGGGGCGGCGCCTGGACCCCGCCCGCGTGGAGGTGCTGTCCATCCCGCTGCCGTCCTCCGGGCGGCGCTGGGGCGAGGTCGTCCTGCATGACGGGGTGCCGCACGGAGAGCGGTCCACCGCGGCCGGGCACTCCTACCCCGTCTTCGACGAGATCGAGCTGTGGGCGCCGTCGCCCGTGCCCACCTGGGTCGTCCTCCTGGAGGCGGCCACCGAGTCCGACCGGGACGCGCTGGAGCAACTGGCGGCCGACGCCGGGTTCGCCGCCGAGGACTGGTCGTCCTCGGTCCGGCTGCTGTGCCGGATGTGCTCGGAGTCCCGGATGCCGTCCGACGAGGGCGAGGGCGAGCACCTCGACCCGCACGACCACAGCGAACCGGGGCATCCCGGGCCCCTCGGGCACCGTACGGACGGGCAGCTGTGGGTGCCGGAGCGGGAGTGCGGGGTGGCCGCGCCGGCCGCGCTGGTGAAGGGGTTGTTGGACGGGTGGGTCGCGGACAGTCCTGATTCTCGGGATTGGCGGGATCTGGAAGAGGTCTGCTGAGGCTCTTGGCCGACTGCGGGTTCGTCGTGGCTGGTCGCGCCCACGCGGCGGAGCCGCATATCGACACAGTCCCGCGCCCCTGAAGCGGGGCGTCACCGTACCCTGTATCAAGCATTCAGCCAGGTTCATCCAGGAAGGCATACGTCGGTCATGGCCCAGCAGGACACCGATCAGCAGCACGTGGGCGTGCTCCCCGTGGACGACGAGGGCTTCGTCGTCGACACCGAGGACTGCGAGGAGCGCGAGGCGGCCTGGCGTGAGCGGGGCGCCTCGCGGCCGATCACGGTGGTCGGCAATCCGGTGCTGCACACGGAGTGCGCGGACGTCACCGACTTCGGCGAGGATTTCCAGCAACTGGTGGCGGACATGTTCGCCAGCCAGCGCACCGCCGAGGGGGTGGGCCTGGCCGCCAACCAGATCGGCGTCTCCCAGAAGGTCTTCGTCTACGACTGCCCCGACGACGAGGGCGTCCGCCACGTCGGCGTCGTCTGCAACCCGGTGCTCGTCGAACTGCCCGCCGACCGGCGCCGCCTCGACGACAGCAACGAGGGCTGCCTCTCCGTGCCGACCGCCTACGCGCCGCTGGCCCGTCCCGACTACGCCGAGGTGACCGGGCAGGACGAGAAGGGCAACCCGGTCAAGGTGCGGGGCACCGGCTACTTCGCACGGTGTTTGCAGCACGAGACGGATCACCTGTACGGGTACCTGTACATCGACCGGCTCTCCAAGCGGGAGCGCAAGGACGCGCTGCGGCAGATGGCCGAGAACGAGCCCCGCTACCCCGTGGTCGCGAACGACTGAAACAGCCCCACCGATCACACCGGTCACACATCTCCCTTGCGCACGGCGCCTGTTCGGGTCTCACCCCGGGCGGGCGCCGTTCGTCTGCCGAAACCTGCCACACAACAGGAGAATTCAGGCACCTGGGGGTAGTGAATGGAGCAAATCCGTTCCCAGAACGGTCAGTTGTGGTGCTGAATGGGAAGTGCGGGGATTCGCAACGGCGCACGCCCCGCTCAGCGAGAGGGGTGCGCCACCGGCGGCTGAGAGGGGTTTGTTCGTGCATGCTTTCCCACACGGCACCACAGCGACACCAACCGCGATCGCAGTACCGTCATCGCTCCGTCTCCCGGTGATCGAGGCGGCATTTCCCCGGAAACTGCACCCGTATTGGCCGAGGCTCCAGGAGAAGACACGTACCTGGCTGCTCGAAAAGCGGCTCATGCCGGCGGACAAGGTCGAGGAATATGCCGACGGCCTGTGCTACACGGACCTCATGGCGGGGTACTACCTGGGCGCCCCCGAGCCGGTCCTGCAGGCGATAGCGGACTACAGCGCGTGGTTCTTCGTCTGGGACGACCGGCACGACCGGGACATCGTCCACGGCCGGGCCGGCGCCTGGCGGCGACTGCGCGACCTGTTGCACACGGCACTCGACTCACCCGGGGAACACCTGCACCACGAGGACACTCTGGTGGCCGGGTTCGCCGACAGTGTGCGGCGCCTGTACGCCTTCCTGCCGACGACCTGGAACGCCCGGTTCGCCCGGCACTTCCACGCGGTGATCGAGGCGTACGACCGGGAATTCCACAACCGCATCCGCGGAATCGTGCCCGGAGTCGAGGAGTACCTGGAACTGCGTCGGCTCACCTTCGCCCACTGGATCTGGACCGACCTGCTGGAGCCGAGCGCGGGCTGCGAACTGCCGGACACGGTACGGAAACACCCGGCATATCGCAGGGCGGCGCTGCTGAGTCAGGAATTCGCGGCCTGGTACAACGACCTCTGCTCGCTGCCCAAGGAAATCGCGGGCGACGAGGTCCACAATCTCGGCATCAGTCTCATCACACATCAGGGACTCACCCTGGAAGAAGCCATTGTGGAAGTCAGGCGACGCGTCGAGGAATCCATCACCGAATTCCTCGTGGTGGAGCAGGACGCGTTACGGTTCGCCGACGCACTCGCCGACGGGACCGTACGCGGAAAGGAACTGAGCGGCGCCGTGCGGACCAACGTCGGCAATATGCGGAACTGGTTCAGTTCCGTCTACTGGTTCCATCACGAGTCCGGCCGGTACATGGTCGACAGCTGGGACGACCGGTCCACACCCCCGTACGTCGACAACGAAGCGGCAGGTGAGAAATGACCGTCGAGTCCGTCAACCCCGAGACCCGCGCGGAAGCGGCGCCGGAGCTGCGCGAGCCGCCCTTCGCGGGTGGCGGCGTACCCCTGCTCGGCCACGGCTGGCGGCTGGCCCGCGACCCGCTGGCCTACATGTCCCAGCTGCGCGACCACGGCGACATCGTGCGCATCAGGCTGGGCCCGAAGACCGTCTACGCGGTCACCGCCCCCGAACTCACCGGCGCCCTCGCGCTGAGCCCCGACTACCACATAGCCGGTCCGCTGTGGGAGTCGCTGGAGGGCCTGCTCGGCAAGGAGGGCGTGGCGACCGCCAACGGCCCGCTCCACCGGCGTCAGCGTCGCACCATCCAGCCGGCCTTCAAACTCGACGCGATCCCCGCGTACGGGCCGATCATGGAGGAGGAGGCGCACGCGCTCACCGAGCGCTGGCGGGCGGGCCAGACCGTCGACGCGACCTCCGAGTCCTTCCGGGTGGCGGTGCGCGTCGCGGCCCGCTGCCTGCTGCGCGGGCAGTACATGGACGAGCGCGCCGAGCGGCTGTGCGTCGCGCTCGCCACCGTCTTCCGGGGCATGTACCGGCGCATGGTCGTCCCGCTCGGACCGCTCTACCGGCTGCCCCTTCCGGCCAACCGCAAATTCAACAGCGCGTTGGCCGATCTGCATCTGCTGGTGGACGAGATCATCACCGAGCGCCGAGCATCCGGTCAAAAGCCGGACGATTTGCTCACGGCATTGCTGGAGGCGAAGGACGACAATGGCGACCCGATCGGGGAACAGGAGATCCACGACCAGGTCGTCGCGATACTCACCCCGGGCAGTGAAACCATCGCCTCCACGATCATGTGGTTGCTGCAGGCACTTGCCGACCACCCGGAACATGCCGACCGCATACGCGACGAAGTCGAAGCGGTGACCGGCGGACGCCCCGTGGCATTCAGGGACGTCCGCAAACTCACGCACACCGGCAATGTCATCCTGGAAGCCATGCGTTTGCGCCCGGCCGTATGGGTATTGACCCGCCGCTCGGTGGCCGAGACCGAACTCGGTGGCTATCGCATTCCGGCCGGTTCGGACATCATCTACAGTCCGTACGCAATCCAGCGCGATGCGAAGTCGTACGCCGACAACCTGGAGTTCGATCCGGACCGCTGGCTTCCGGAGCGGGCGCGGGATGTGCCGAAATACGCCATGAAGCCGTTCAGCGTGGGCAATCGCAAGTGCCCCAGCGACCACTTCTCCATGGCACAGCTGACGCTGATCACGGCCGCGCTCGCCGCGAAGTACCGCTTCGAGCAGGTGGCCGGCTCGAACGACGCCGTGCGGGTCGGCATCACCCTGCGCCCGCACGACCTGCTGGTCAGGCCGGTGGCCCGGTGACGCTCAGGCGGCGGCCTCCGGGCCCCGGAAGGTGCGCCGGTAGGCGTGCGGGGTGGTGTCCAGGGCCCTGACGAACTGGTGCCTGAGGGCCGCCGCCGTACCGAAACCGGTGCGCCAGGCGATCGTGTCCATCGTCTCGTCCGTCGCCTCCAGCAGCCGCTGGGCCAGCAGCACGCGCTGGCGCAGGATCCAGCGGTAGGGAGTCGTGCCCGTCTCCTGCTGGAAGCGGCGGGCGAAGGTGCGTGGGGACATGTGCGCCCGGGCCGCGAGCTGTTCGACGGTGACCTCCTCGTCGAGGTGCTGCTCCATCCAGGCCAGCACCTCGCCGACGGTGTCGCAGGAGGAGCGCGGCAGCGGGCGTTCGATGTACTGCGCCTGTCCGCCGTCCCGGTGCGGCGGCACCACCATGCGCCGGGCGACCCGGTTGGCGACCTCAGGACCCTGTTCCTTGCGCACGATGTGCAGGCAGGCGTCGATCCCGGCGGCGGTGCCGGCGGAGGTGATCACCGGGTCCTCGTCGACGTAGAGCACGTCGGGCGCGACGACGGCCCGCGGGTACTGGCGGCTCAGCTCGGCCGCGTGGTGCCAGTGCACCGCGCACCGCCGCCCGTCCAGCAGCCCCGCGGCGCCCAGCACGAAGACCCCGGAGCACACGCTCAGGACGCGGGCGCCCCGGTCCACCGCCTGCCGCAGGGCGTCCAGCAGCTCGGGCGGATACTCCCGGCGCACGAAGTCGCTCCCGGCCGGCACGGTGATCAGGTCCGCCTCGGCCAGCCGGTCGAGACCGTACGGCGTGGAGACGGTCAGTCCGCCGACATGGGTGCCGAGCGCCGGGCCCTCCGCCGAGACCACCGCGAAGTCGTACTCCGGCAGGCCCTCGTCGCTCCGGTCGATGCCGAAGACCTCGCAGACCACGCCGAGTTCGAAGGGATGCACGCCGTCGAGCAGGACGGCGGCCACGTTTTCGAGCATGCTCCCAGTGTGCACCGGGAGTGGCAGGAAATCGAGGCCCTACGGCAGTCCTGCCACTCCCGGTAAGGAGTATCCGGCGCGACAGTGGTGTCATGAACGGAAACCAGATCGAAGCCCTGATCGGAATGCTCGTGACCTTCGGACTCCTGGTCCTCATGGTCCTCCCCTCGGTGATCGGCATCGTGCGCGACCGGCGCGTCGACCGTCAGATCAGGGAGGCCCGGGAGGGGAGGAGGGGAGAGGAGGTGCCTCAGAAGTCCTCGTCCAGGTCGACGGTTCCCTCCACCGCCACCTGGTACGCCGAGGGACGCCGCTCGAAGAAGTTGGTCAGCTCCTGAACACCCTGCAGCTCCATGAAGGAGAAGGGGTTCTCCGAGCCGTACACGGGGGCGAAGCCGAGGCGCGTCAGACGCTGGTCGGCGACGCACTCCAGGTACTCCCGCATCGAGTCGGTGTTCATGCCCGGGAGGCCGTCACCGCACAGGTCGCGCGCGAACTGCAGCTCGGCCTCGACGGCCTCCCGCAGCATGTCGGTGACCTGCTGCTCGAGCCGCTCGTCGAACAGCTCCGGCTCCTCCTTGCGCACGGTGTCGACCACGTCGAAGGCGAAGGACATGTGCATCGTCTCGTCCCGGAACACCCAGTTGGTGCCGGTGGCCAGACCGTGCAGCAGACCCCGGCTGCGGAACCAGTAGACGTACGCGAAGGCGCCGTAGAAGAACAGGCCCTCGATGCAGGCGGCGAAGCAGATGAGGTTCAGCAGGAAACGGCGGCGGTCGGCCTGGTTCTCCAGGCGGTCGATCGACTCGACCGAGTCCATCCACCTGAAGCAGAACTCGGCCTTCTCGCGGATGGACGGGATGTTCTCCACAGCCGCGAAGGCGGCGTTGCGGTCCTCCGGGTCGGGCAGGTAGGTGTCCAGCAGCGTCAGGTAGAACTGGACGTGGACGGCCTCCTCGAACAGCTGCCGCGACAGGTACAGGCGCGCCTCGGGGGAGTTGATGTGCTTGTAGAGGGTCAGCACCAGGTTGTTCGCCACGATCGAGTCACCGGTGGCGAAGAAGGCCACCAGCCGGCCGATCAGGTGCTGCTCCTCGGGGCTGAGCTTCGCGAGGTCGGCGACGTCCGAGTGGAGGTCGACCTCCTCGACGTGCCAGGTGTTCTTGATGGCGTCCCGGTAGCGCTCGTAGAAGTCGGGGTAGCGCATGGGGCGCAGGGTGAGTTCGAAGCCCGGGTCGAGCAGGTTCTTCGTGTTCATCGCAGTCGGCGCGGAGCGCCGTCCTCCAGTGGTGGTGGTCGGGCGACGGGCGGGCATTACTGGCAGGCCTCGCAGGACTCGGGGTTTTCAAGGGAGCAGGCGACCGCTTCGGGATCCGGGGTGGCCTGGGCGGGGACACTGGCCCGGCCGGCGGCGCGGGCGATCCGGGTCGCCGGGCGCGAACGCAGGTAGTACGTGGTCTTCAGGCCCTGCTTCCAGGCGTACGCGTACATCGAGGAGAGCTTCCCGATGGTCGGCGTCTCGAGGAACAGGTTCAGCGACTGGGCCTGGTCGAGGTACGGGGTGCGGGCGACGGCCATGTCGATCAGGCCGCGCTGCGGGATCTCCCAGGCGGTGCGGTACAGCGCGCGGACGTCCGCGGGGATCCAGGAGAACTCCTGGACCGAGCCGTTGGCCTCGCGCAGCGCCTCCCGGGTGCGGGCGTCCCACACGCCGAGCCGCTTGAGCTCGTTCACCAGGTACGAGTTGACCTGGAGGAACTCGCCGGACAGCGTCTCGCGCTTGAACAGGTTGGACACCTGCGGCTCGATGCACTCGTAGACGCCCGCGATGGAGGCGATGGTGGCGGTCGGCGCGATGGCGAGCAGCAGGGAGTTGCGCAGGCCGGTGGTGGCCATGCGCTCGCGCAGCGCCGCCCAGCGCTCCGGCCAGGCGGTCTCGACGCCGTAGTGGTCGGGGTGCAGCACGCCCCGGGCGGTACGGGTCTTCTCCCAGGCCGGCAGCGGGCCGTTGCGCTCGGCGAGGTCGGTGGACGTCTCGTACGCGGCGAGCATGATCCGCTCGGCGATGCGGGTGGACAGGGCCCTCGCCTCGGGCGAGTCGAAGGGCAGGCGCAGCTGGAAGAAGACGTCCTGCAGGCCCATCGCGCCCAGGCCGACCGGGCGCCAGCGGGCGTTGGAGCGGCCCGCCTGCTCGGTCGGGTAGAAGTTGATGTCGACGACCCGGTCCAGGAAGGTGACGGCGGTGCGGACGGTGGCGTCCAGCCGCTCCCAGTCGATGTCGCCCTTCGCCACGTCGACGAAGGCGCCGAGGTTGACCGAGCCCAGGTTGCAGACCGCCGTCTCGCCGTCGTCCGTGACCTCCAGGATCTCCGTGCAGAGGTTGGAGGAGTGGATGACGTTGCCCGGCTCGGCCGTCTGGTTGGCGGTGCGGTTGGCGGTGTCCTTGAAGGTCATCCAGCCGTTGCCGGTCTGCGCGAGGGTGCGCATCATGCGGCCGTACAGCTCACGGGCGGGCAGGGTCCTGCGGGCGAGCCCGGCGGCCTCGGCCGCGCGGTAGGCCGCGTCGAACTCCGCGCCGTACAGGTCGGTCAGCTCGGGCACGTCGGCGGGCGAGAACAGCGACCACTGGCCGTCGGCGTCCACGCGGCGCATGAACTCGTCCGGGATCCAGTGCGCCAGGTTCAGGTTGTGCGTGCGGCGGGCGTCCTCGCCGGTGTTGTCCCGCAGCTCCAGGAACTCCTCGATGTCCGCGTGCCAGGTCTCCAGGTAGACAGCCGCCGCGCCCTTGCGCCGGCCGCCCTGGTTCACGGCCGCCACCGAGGCGTCCAGCGTCTTCAGGAACGGGACGATGCCGTTGGAGTGCCCGTTGGTGCCGCGGATCAGCGAACCCCGGGAGCGGACGCGGGAGTAGGCGATGCCGATGCCGCCGGCGTGCTTGGAGAGCCGGGCGACCTGGTGGAGGCGGTCGTAGAGGGAGTCCAGCTCGTCCTTGGGGGAGTCGAGGAGGTAGCAGGACGACATCTGGGCGTGCCGGGTGCCCGAGTTGAACAGGGTGGGGGAGGAGGGCAGGTAGTCGAGGCGGCTCATCAGGCCGTAGAGCGCGGTGACCTCGTCCACGGAGCGTGCGCCCGCCTCTGAATCGGACAGAGTGTCCTCGGCGAGGCCGGCGGCGACCCGCAGCATGAAGTGCTGGGGCGTCTCGACGACCTTGCGGGTGATCGGGTGCCGCAGCAGGTAGCGGCTGTGCAGGGTGCGCAGTCCGAAGTAGCCGAAGCGGTCGTCGGCGGCC
The Streptomyces sp. NBC_01723 genome window above contains:
- the rsrA gene encoding mycothiol system anti-sigma-R factor, with product MSCGEPHETDCSEILDHLYEFLDKEMPDSDCVKFEHHFEECSPCLEKYGLEQAVKKLVKRCCGQDDVPGDLRAKVMGRLDLIRSGQSVPEHDVTAAPPTPQES
- a CDS encoding tetratricopeptide repeat protein; amino-acid sequence: MRIFGKARHRPSASWRQATDRAFTLIGDGRYEDAGALLTRAADLEPWLSESWFNLALLHKFRHDWEQARAAGLRAVALLDRDTGAPDWWNVGIAATALQDWPLARRAWQAYGLRTPGDATDAGEPLGMELGSAAVRLSPEGEAEVVWGRRLDPARVEVLSIPLPSSGRRWGEVVLHDGVPHGERSTAAGHSYPVFDEIELWAPSPVPTWVVLLEAATESDRDALEQLAADAGFAAEDWSSSVRLLCRMCSESRMPSDEGEGEHLDPHDHSEPGHPGPLGHRTDGQLWVPERECGVAAPAALVKGLLDGWVADSPDSRDWRDLEEVC
- the cyc1 gene encoding epi-isozizaene synthase — encoded protein: MHAFPHGTTATPTAIAVPSSLRLPVIEAAFPRKLHPYWPRLQEKTRTWLLEKRLMPADKVEEYADGLCYTDLMAGYYLGAPEPVLQAIADYSAWFFVWDDRHDRDIVHGRAGAWRRLRDLLHTALDSPGEHLHHEDTLVAGFADSVRRLYAFLPTTWNARFARHFHAVIEAYDREFHNRIRGIVPGVEEYLELRRLTFAHWIWTDLLEPSAGCELPDTVRKHPAYRRAALLSQEFAAWYNDLCSLPKEIAGDEVHNLGISLITHQGLTLEEAIVEVRRRVEESITEFLVVEQDALRFADALADGTVRGKELSGAVRTNVGNMRNWFSSVYWFHHESGRYMVDSWDDRSTPPYVDNEAAGEK
- a CDS encoding HD-GYP domain-containing protein yields the protein MSEPRPRGRLPLVPRWRGRPPLVPPLRGRLPLVPHLIRAAAGLVAVLCLTSVLWSGLVHRPVALAFGVLVTLGELTRRADAEAREAAPLGAAGALAYALLGEVTGRPAPHGVAQTVTVVLAASLAGSVPYIARGGGPVLDHLARRVLTVAFAAVCFQPLSGQGTFRDWSGPAYALLLIALLALTTLCDAVLAAAPAHARTGWPFGPLLREELRGMVGITSAVCATGVVMALAVGVAGLWALPVFCVPLLLAQLSYRRYAAVRATYRQTIASLARATEIAGYTPAGHARRVAELSGAVGRDLGLSGAELTVLEYAALMHDIGQLSLVDPVPAGATAGLPAPEQRRIALLGGAVVRQTGVDPAVAVVVERQADPCREQPAAARIVRVVNAYEEKARDAGPGGGLTALEELRLATADDYAPDVVEALARVLSRGSLTSPSAG
- the def gene encoding peptide deformylase; translation: MAQQDTDQQHVGVLPVDDEGFVVDTEDCEEREAAWRERGASRPITVVGNPVLHTECADVTDFGEDFQQLVADMFASQRTAEGVGLAANQIGVSQKVFVYDCPDDEGVRHVGVVCNPVLVELPADRRRLDDSNEGCLSVPTAYAPLARPDYAEVTGQDEKGNPVKVRGTGYFARCLQHETDHLYGYLYIDRLSKRERKDALRQMAENEPRYPVVAND
- a CDS encoding HD-GYP domain-containing protein, which produces MDAVPARARMYVAGVVLAALLCLRPLPALPTPWRAVLLLAGLYAGSELVARSRSVGTCYPVLLAGAFLLPPSAAALVALPGALLSPVPRRPFALRRAWRAAQLTLAVWAAAYVHGRLGGRDVLVEPDFPYALVPAGAAVLAFCLVLTLLDGGILALADHVPASRTWRGLFTRTLGPVAVHGLAGLMMAVLWRSPYGPVAALLVLLPMCVAWWAFAQYHRERAAHQATIRALVQAVDIKDGYTRGHSERVGRATMMIARELGMDDERVETLRFAGILHDVGKLGVPTRLLRKEGALTPEERRVIELHPEYGHEMVRGIRFLGEARAAVLHHHERLDGSGYPYGLVGDRIPESARVVAVADAFDAMTSTRSYRRARPVAAAVEELQRCAGKQFDPRMVGALVRALGRHGWHPSVTADGTPAPPTAAATPGRPRGEGARDSVGRRAV
- a CDS encoding GlxA family transcriptional regulator gives rise to the protein MLENVAAVLLDGVHPFELGVVCEVFGIDRSDEGLPEYDFAVVSAEGPALGTHVGGLTVSTPYGLDRLAEADLITVPAGSDFVRREYPPELLDALRQAVDRGARVLSVCSGVFVLGAAGLLDGRRCAVHWHHAAELSRQYPRAVVAPDVLYVDEDPVITSAGTAAGIDACLHIVRKEQGPEVANRVARRMVVPPHRDGGQAQYIERPLPRSSCDTVGEVLAWMEQHLDEEVTVEQLAARAHMSPRTFARRFQQETGTTPYRWILRQRVLLAQRLLEATDETMDTIAWRTGFGTAAALRHQFVRALDTTPHAYRRTFRGPEAAA
- a CDS encoding ribonucleotide-diphosphate reductase subunit beta translates to MNTKNLLDPGFELTLRPMRYPDFYERYRDAIKNTWHVEEVDLHSDVADLAKLSPEEQHLIGRLVAFFATGDSIVANNLVLTLYKHINSPEARLYLSRQLFEEAVHVQFYLTLLDTYLPDPEDRNAAFAAVENIPSIREKAEFCFRWMDSVESIDRLENQADRRRFLLNLICFAACIEGLFFYGAFAYVYWFRSRGLLHGLATGTNWVFRDETMHMSFAFDVVDTVRKEEPELFDERLEQQVTDMLREAVEAELQFARDLCGDGLPGMNTDSMREYLECVADQRLTRLGFAPVYGSENPFSFMELQGVQELTNFFERRPSAYQVAVEGTVDLDEDF
- a CDS encoding bifunctional albaflavenone monooxygenase/terpene synthase translates to MTVESVNPETRAEAAPELREPPFAGGGVPLLGHGWRLARDPLAYMSQLRDHGDIVRIRLGPKTVYAVTAPELTGALALSPDYHIAGPLWESLEGLLGKEGVATANGPLHRRQRRTIQPAFKLDAIPAYGPIMEEEAHALTERWRAGQTVDATSESFRVAVRVAARCLLRGQYMDERAERLCVALATVFRGMYRRMVVPLGPLYRLPLPANRKFNSALADLHLLVDEIITERRASGQKPDDLLTALLEAKDDNGDPIGEQEIHDQVVAILTPGSETIASTIMWLLQALADHPEHADRIRDEVEAVTGGRPVAFRDVRKLTHTGNVILEAMRLRPAVWVLTRRSVAETELGGYRIPAGSDIIYSPYAIQRDAKSYADNLEFDPDRWLPERARDVPKYAMKPFSVGNRKCPSDHFSMAQLTLITAALAAKYRFEQVAGSNDAVRVGITLRPHDLLVRPVAR